DNA sequence from the Paenibacillus physcomitrellae genome:
GTCTTGTAGTCAGCATTGCCAGACGGTATGTCGGGCGCAGCATGCAGTTCCTGGATCTGATTCAGGAGGGCAATATGGGCCTCATTAAAGCCGTTGAGAAATTCGATTATTCCAAAGGCTTTAAGTTCAGTACGTATGCAACCTGGTGGATTCGTCAGGCTATTACGCGCGCCATTGCTGACCAAGCCCGGACGATCCGGATCCCGGTCCACATGGTGGAGACGATCAACAAGCTGATTCGGGTATCCCGCCAGCTGCTCCAGGATTTAGGCCGTGAACCGACACCGGAGGAAATTGCCAAAGAGATGGACTTAACCCCGGATAAAGTCCGGGAAATTATGAAGGTAGCTCAGGAGCCGGTATCGCTCGAAACGCCGATCGGCGAAGAGAACGACTCCAACCTGGGCGATTTCATCGAGGACTCCGACGCACCAGCACCAGCTGATGCTGCAGCTTACGAGCTGCTCAAAGAACAGCTGGAAGATGTGCTGGACACGCTTACCGAACGGGAGGAGAACGTGCTCCGTTTACGGTTTGGGCTTGATGACGGTCGTACACGGACGCTGGAAGAAGTCGGTAAGGAGTTCGGCGTTACCCGCGAACGTATTCGCCAGATTGAAGCGAAGGCGCTGCGGAAGCTGAGACATCCGAGCCGCAGTAAACGGCTTAAAGATTTTCTGGAGTAACAGCCTGATTAGCGGCTGCTGCCGCCGAGTTTAAAGCTCACCCTTAAGAAGAATGGCATTAAGTTTAGCTCTAAGATAAAACCTGGAATAAAAACGGAAAACGGCATGGGAAAACAATCCTGTGCCGTTTGTTTTTTTGTTTGGGGGCTTTCGCCGTTAAGTTCAACCGTTACAGATAGGTGAAAATTTTCGGCACTTATTTAAGGCTGTCTTGGTTTAGGGCTTAACGAGGTTAAACCCAAACCCAAACACCAAACGTCCGCCCCTTCCGGCATCGGAAAAGGGCGGACGTTTGGTTTGGCCAGGCATCGTTGAGGGCCAGGAGGTTGAAAAGCCAGGAATTATTCCTTTAAAGGGACATTATGACGTTATGAGACGAGACGGCTTCGGTAAAAAACTAAGGAGCGTACCCATCCAGCAACCGCAGTTCCTGCGCGGCAATAAGGGCCTGCGTGCGCGAGGAAACGTTCAGCTTGCCGTAAACCCGCGAGAGGTAGACGCGGACCGTCCCTTCCGAAAGGGCCAGCGCTTTGGCGATTTGCTTATTGCTGGCTCCTTGGCAAAGCATAATCAGCAGGTCCATTTCGCTGCGGTTCAGCGGTTCGAGCAAGGCAGGTTTCTTTGCCTCGTTCTCCGCCTCTGAGACCAGGAACAGGCCGATCAGAAGCTCCGCGTGCTGTATCGCTGCCGATTGTCCGGAACCGGCCTGCGGCTTTGGTTCTTCTCCCGCCGATCTCTGAAGGTAAAATTGCAGCAGACGCAGCATATCTTCGCCTTCATCCAAAAAGGTGCGCATGTAGCCGTAAGGTCCTCCTAAAAGCAGGCTCTGCTGCAAATGGTCTACCGCTTTATTTGCATATCCGCTTTTAAATTCAAGCAAAGCCTGCAGCGCGGATATTTCCACCAGGCTTGCGAGCTGCTGCTCTCTCTCGGCCTGCGGCTTCAGCAGTTCAAGCAGCCGAAGCGCTTCCCGCTCCTTGCGCTGTTTGCCAAGCAGACGAACCAGCGTCAAATATTGAAATTCCAGGCTGTAGACAGGCTTGTCTTTGGCGGAAATCCCCAATAGGCTGACTGCTTGCTTGGCTTCCGCCAGCTTGTTCTGCTGCAGATACAGCCTTGCGCGCTGTGCCTGCAGAAAGGGAAGCCAGGCCGTTCCAGACAAGGAAACGGCTTCGGCTACCGCTTCTTCCAGCATATGCTGAGCCGGTTCTGGCATACCTTCGGCGGCATACAGCCGGGCCTCGATCATCCGCAGAGGCACAAGCAGGCCAAGCGTTCGCGAGCCGGGGCGAGTGCTCCCGATGGCGCGCAGGAGACTGCGGCATTCCGCCAGCCGATTCCATTCGTAATACCCTTCGCATAACGCTTGCTTGACATATAGATTGATCAATGAATCGTGCCAGCCACGGGCTTCAAGTACTCCCGTAAAACGGATACCGACCGTTTCCGTCGTTTTGGAGAGCATGCCTTTCATGCCCATGGAGGTTTTTCTTACCAA
Encoded proteins:
- the rpoD gene encoding RNA polymerase sigma factor RpoD; translated protein: MANDQHIESELTLEQVKEQLIEQGKSSSSLTSKEIVDKLAPFDQEQEQIDDFMDQLSEMGIDVGGELEEETRSEDTENEDFQIDDLTLPPGMKINDPVRMYLKEIGRVPLLSAQEEIELAKRIDQGDEEAKRRLAEANLRLVVSIARRYVGRSMQFLDLIQEGNMGLIKAVEKFDYSKGFKFSTYATWWIRQAITRAIADQARTIRIPVHMVETINKLIRVSRQLLQDLGREPTPEEIAKEMDLTPDKVREIMKVAQEPVSLETPIGEENDSNLGDFIEDSDAPAPADAAAYELLKEQLEDVLDTLTEREENVLRLRFGLDDGRTRTLEEVGKEFGVTRERIRQIEAKALRKLRHPSRSKRLKDFLE